One Sphaerisporangium krabiense DNA segment encodes these proteins:
- a CDS encoding WXG100 family type VII secretion target: MSYENGVTLHTIGLAGMAAFALLNPRGWPVFLMAGASLGNSGDMDKAARDWHSVAADFDGLVTELTNLTNGVPDDKWTAEDRQAFEASVAAFKKELKKSGAVHAGVGDSMDNLAKLYYAFSLVVFSVGGILLALVGAVAAAMATGVGAAPAQAAAGAIATGLEKVVAAAQKHKMAALVAATVLLGGVYTWNQSKQGELQQKGMNPSGGGQPMFTQVATLNLTTGDGALPGTGTLPALPGLPADGTVPGVPRVN, from the coding sequence ATGAGCTACGAGAACGGCGTCACGCTGCACACCATCGGGCTCGCGGGCATGGCGGCGTTCGCGTTGCTCAACCCGCGCGGATGGCCCGTCTTTCTCATGGCCGGCGCCTCGCTGGGCAACTCCGGCGACATGGACAAGGCCGCGCGCGACTGGCACAGTGTCGCCGCCGACTTCGACGGCCTGGTGACCGAGCTGACCAACCTCACCAACGGCGTGCCGGACGACAAATGGACCGCCGAGGACCGCCAGGCGTTCGAGGCGAGCGTCGCGGCCTTCAAGAAGGAGCTGAAGAAGAGCGGCGCGGTGCACGCGGGCGTCGGCGACAGCATGGACAACCTGGCCAAGCTCTACTACGCCTTCTCGCTGGTCGTGTTCTCCGTGGGCGGCATCCTGCTGGCCCTGGTGGGGGCGGTCGCCGCGGCGATGGCCACCGGGGTCGGCGCGGCCCCGGCCCAGGCCGCCGCGGGGGCCATCGCCACCGGGCTCGAGAAGGTGGTCGCCGCGGCCCAGAAGCACAAGATGGCCGCGCTGGTCGCCGCCACCGTCCTGCTGGGCGGCGTCTACACGTGGAACCAGAGCAAGCAGGGCGAGCTCCAGCAGAAGGGGATGAACCCCAGCGGCGGCGGCCAGCCGATGTTCACCCAGGTCGCCACGCTCAACCTCACCACCGGCGACGGCGCCCTCCCCGGCACGGGAACCCTCCCGGCCCTCCCCGGCCTGCCCGCCGACGGCACCGTCCCCGGCGTCCCGCGGGTGAACTAA
- a CDS encoding YbaB/EbfC family nucleoid-associated protein codes for MTEFGDFAGIDLEKLLNQAQERFAHMEGLQRRLAELVGRAQDKDHLVTVEYGAEGLRELELNPRAMRLASTDLAALIKTVSADAARDLREQTNEAMAEVFGAEDNPMRLLEDPEAAIARAKEAEAAYNRVFEDVMSELDRVRRRLDL; via the coding sequence ATGACCGAGTTCGGCGACTTCGCCGGCATCGACCTGGAGAAGCTGCTCAACCAGGCCCAGGAGCGGTTCGCCCACATGGAGGGGCTGCAACGGCGGCTGGCCGAGCTGGTGGGCCGCGCCCAGGACAAGGACCACCTGGTCACCGTCGAGTACGGCGCCGAGGGCCTGCGCGAGCTGGAGCTGAACCCGCGCGCCATGCGCCTGGCCTCCACCGACCTGGCCGCGCTGATCAAGACGGTGTCCGCGGACGCCGCCCGCGACCTGCGCGAGCAGACGAACGAGGCCATGGCGGAGGTCTTCGGCGCCGAGGACAACCCCATGCGCCTGCTGGAGGATCCCGAGGCCGCGATCGCCCGCGCCAAGGAGGCCGAGGCCGCCTACAACCGTGTGTTCGAGGACGTCATGTCCGAGCTGGACCGCGTCCGCCGCCGCCTCGACCTCTGA
- a CDS encoding YbaB/EbfC family nucleoid-associated protein, producing the protein MFDPDDFQLDDFDRVAEESRRAVRRLGEVMGELRAVKGTGEAAGGMIGAVVDGGGMVERVVLDPRAMRLDSDAIGQAVTEAVRAAQLDARRRNEELLRGAMGEERPSSFDPYDLDGVQAWLEEAARVMDDHR; encoded by the coding sequence GTGTTCGATCCGGACGACTTCCAGCTCGACGACTTCGACCGTGTCGCCGAGGAGAGCAGGCGGGCCGTCCGCCGGCTCGGCGAGGTCATGGGGGAGCTCAGGGCCGTCAAGGGCACGGGCGAGGCCGCCGGGGGCATGATCGGCGCGGTGGTGGACGGCGGGGGCATGGTGGAGCGGGTCGTGCTGGATCCCCGGGCCATGCGCCTGGACAGCGACGCGATCGGCCAGGCCGTCACCGAGGCCGTGCGGGCGGCGCAACTGGACGCCCGGCGGCGCAACGAGGAGCTGCTGCGCGGCGCGATGGGCGAGGAGCGGCCCTCCTCGTTCGACCCCTACGACCTCGACGGGGTGCAGGCGTGGCTGGAGGAGGCCGCCCGCGTGATGGACGACCACCGCTGA
- the eccD gene encoding type VII secretion integral membrane protein EccD: MTLNPTAGPPSMPGPGAPAAGPPAPDGASRAAVLHPPGPAVAMSRVTIVTPRKRVDLAIPSDLPLAHLLPNLLAAAGESPDQAAFTTTGWALQRVGGRPLSLDAGLSALGVRDGEVLYLLPRPSELPEAVFDDVADTIATGIKERSGRWQPRHTRATGLGATAACLVAGALALTVAGPPWRLATIVAGALALLLVGAGAALSRALGDAGAGAVAGYAALPYAFLAGLFATGGDAGLTWFGAPGLLAAFAVTALAATIAGWAVAEGLPAFFGVALSSIIGAAGAAAVMVWRVPAPGVAALIVALVLACTPLIPTLSFRLARLPLPSAPRNAEELRADDQELDGPDVKRRAVEAERFATGLAAGVALVAVAAELLLLGSPGWTGEAMRVTLAFALLMRARVFLGVGQRLWLIGAGLAGLVLLLVAVALTGATAALLALPGLLVMAAIAAGMGLFLPQRRPTPFWGRAGDIVEFVLIAGMFPLALGVLDVYTWVRGLAG; the protein is encoded by the coding sequence GTGACGCTGAACCCCACGGCGGGACCGCCTTCCATGCCGGGCCCGGGGGCGCCGGCGGCCGGACCGCCCGCGCCGGACGGGGCGTCCCGCGCGGCCGTGCTGCATCCGCCCGGCCCCGCCGTGGCGATGAGCCGGGTCACGATCGTCACCCCCCGCAAGCGGGTCGACCTGGCGATCCCCTCCGACCTGCCGCTCGCGCACCTGCTGCCGAACCTCCTGGCCGCCGCGGGCGAGAGCCCCGACCAGGCCGCGTTCACCACGACCGGCTGGGCGCTCCAGCGCGTCGGCGGCAGGCCGCTCAGCCTGGACGCGGGCCTGTCGGCGCTGGGCGTGCGCGACGGCGAGGTGCTGTACCTGCTGCCCCGCCCGTCCGAGCTGCCCGAGGCCGTCTTCGACGACGTCGCCGACACCATCGCCACCGGCATCAAGGAGAGGTCCGGCCGCTGGCAGCCCCGCCACACCCGGGCCACCGGCCTCGGCGCCACCGCGGCCTGCCTGGTCGCGGGCGCGCTCGCCCTCACCGTCGCCGGACCGCCGTGGCGGCTCGCCACGATCGTCGCGGGCGCGCTCGCGCTGCTGCTGGTGGGCGCGGGGGCCGCGCTGTCGCGGGCGCTCGGCGACGCGGGGGCCGGCGCCGTCGCCGGGTACGCCGCCCTGCCGTACGCCTTCCTGGCCGGGCTCTTCGCCACGGGCGGGGACGCGGGCCTGACCTGGTTCGGCGCGCCCGGCCTGCTCGCGGCGTTCGCCGTGACCGCGCTCGCCGCCACGATCGCCGGCTGGGCCGTCGCCGAAGGGCTGCCCGCCTTCTTCGGCGTCGCGCTCTCCTCGATCATCGGGGCCGCGGGCGCCGCCGCCGTCATGGTGTGGCGCGTGCCCGCCCCGGGCGTCGCCGCGCTGATCGTCGCGCTCGTGCTGGCCTGCACGCCGCTGATCCCGACGCTGTCGTTCCGGCTGGCACGGCTGCCACTACCGTCCGCCCCCAGGAACGCCGAGGAGCTGCGCGCCGACGATCAGGAGCTCGACGGGCCCGACGTCAAGAGGCGCGCCGTGGAGGCCGAGCGGTTCGCCACCGGCCTCGCCGCGGGCGTCGCCCTGGTGGCGGTCGCCGCCGAGCTGCTCCTGCTCGGCTCCCCCGGGTGGACCGGCGAGGCGATGCGGGTCACGCTGGCCTTCGCCCTGCTGATGCGCGCCCGGGTGTTCCTCGGCGTCGGCCAGCGCCTCTGGCTGATCGGCGCCGGCCTCGCGGGCCTGGTGCTCCTGCTGGTCGCGGTGGCGCTGACCGGGGCGACCGCCGCGCTGCTGGCCCTGCCGGGACTGCTGGTCATGGCGGCGATCGCGGCGGGAATGGGGCTGTTCCTCCCGCAGCGCCGCCCCACGCCGTTCTGGGGCCGCGCCGGGGACATCGTGGAGTTCGTGCTGATCGCCGGGATGTTCCCGCTGGCCCTCGGCGTGCTGGACGTCTACACCTGGGTGCGCGGCCTGGCCGGGTGA
- the eccCa gene encoding type VII secretion protein EccCa, whose protein sequence is MGTVVVRRPERRPPPAPPRGEILLESPPEIPETTSGGFGQILTFMPMVAGGAAMGLMFTAGGGGSPIMYVASGMFALSMVGMSLSQLGRASGERKSRLNGLRRDYFRYLSQTRRKVRRAARQQREALQWNGPDPDALWSFVMGPRLWERRPRDGDFATVRAGTGTQRLAVQLIPPDSKPVEDLDAMAAGALRRFVRAHSSVDDLPIALALHSFARILPTGDPAAARDLVRALIGQLAVFHSPEDMRIAVCAGKEWLAQWEWVKWLPHALHPEESDAAGPVRLIAEDLRDLDRLLGGELKDRGRFRPGASAESLPYHVVILDGGYVPQDSQLGTDAIQGVTVIDLGGAAAPVEEGATLRLEVLPDRFNRVVLDHAGKEIVSGLGRPDRLTYLQADALARQLAPLRASPAKGGEGQDVLGADMTLTDLLGVADPQRLDIPGLWRPRAARNRLRVPIGLGADGRVVELDIKESAQGGMGPHGLIIGATGSGKSELLRTLVLGLAATHSSEILNFVLVDFKGGATFLGLDTLPHVSAVITNLEDELPLVDRMYDALNGEMVRRQELLRAAGNYASLRDYERAREQGADLRPLPTLFVVLDEFSELLSAKPEFIDLFVMIGRLGRSLGVHLLLASQRLEEGRLRGLDTHLSYRIGLRTFSAMESRVVLGVADAYELPPAPGNGYLKFDNSGMTRFKAAYVSGAFAPETRQERRAPADRRQVVVYGTSYIPVPAPVQRPEPEPRPPAVGRDSLLDIVVRQFQGHGPPAHRIWLPPLAEPLTLSHLLPPLSITREHGLSTTGWAGRGKLRAVLGIVDRPFEQRRDPLGVDLSGAAGHLAVVGAPQSGKSTLLRTLVAGLALTHTPREAQFYCLDFGGGTLSSLEGLPHVGGVANRLDGDRVRRTVAEVTALMQRREREFAERGIDSFATYRRMVAEGAITGNEFGDVFLVVDGWLTVRQEFDALEPTITDLAARGLGYGVHVVAATNKWSEFRPGIRDLFGSRLELRLGDAYESEVNRKAALAVPEGVPGRGLTRDGFHFLGALPRIDGVRQTDDLTVGVRALVDAVREAWQGPPAPRVRLLPAVLPADALPGPEQTGARVPIGIDEATLSPVSADFETDPHLTVIGDTESGKSNLLRLVAEGIVARHTPAQARLIVIDYRRSLLDAAYTEHRIGYAASSTTAAEMVLEAREALTKRLPPPDLTPDQLRSRTWWKGADLYFVVDDYDLVATGANPIAPLLDLLPQARDIGLHLVLARAMGGAGRAMYDPVMQRLKDMASPAVILSGDRDEGVLFGVRPHALPPGRGYYVDRRSGSRLIQTAFLAPSAPQS, encoded by the coding sequence GTGGGAACTGTCGTCGTCCGGCGTCCGGAGCGCCGGCCGCCTCCGGCGCCGCCCCGCGGCGAGATCCTGCTGGAGTCCCCGCCGGAGATCCCCGAGACCACCTCCGGCGGGTTCGGGCAGATCCTCACCTTCATGCCGATGGTCGCCGGCGGCGCCGCCATGGGCCTTATGTTCACCGCGGGCGGGGGCGGCAGCCCCATCATGTACGTCGCCAGCGGCATGTTCGCGCTGTCCATGGTCGGCATGAGCCTGAGCCAGCTCGGCCGGGCCTCCGGCGAGCGCAAGTCCCGCCTCAACGGCCTGCGCCGCGACTACTTCCGCTACCTGTCCCAGACCCGCAGGAAGGTGCGCAGGGCGGCGCGGCAGCAGCGTGAGGCGCTCCAGTGGAACGGCCCCGACCCCGACGCGCTGTGGTCGTTCGTCATGGGCCCCCGCCTGTGGGAGCGGCGCCCGCGCGACGGCGACTTCGCCACCGTGCGGGCCGGCACCGGCACCCAGCGGCTCGCCGTCCAGCTCATCCCGCCCGACTCCAAGCCCGTCGAGGACCTCGACGCCATGGCCGCCGGCGCGCTGCGCCGCTTCGTCCGCGCCCACTCCAGCGTGGACGACCTGCCGATCGCGCTGGCCCTGCACTCCTTCGCCCGCATCCTGCCCACCGGCGACCCCGCCGCCGCGCGCGACCTGGTCAGGGCGCTGATCGGCCAGCTCGCCGTCTTCCACTCCCCGGAGGACATGCGGATCGCCGTGTGCGCCGGCAAGGAGTGGCTGGCCCAGTGGGAGTGGGTCAAGTGGCTGCCGCACGCGCTGCACCCCGAGGAGAGCGACGCCGCGGGCCCCGTCCGGCTCATCGCCGAGGACCTGCGCGACCTCGACCGGCTCCTCGGCGGCGAGCTGAAGGACCGCGGCCGGTTCCGGCCCGGCGCCTCCGCCGAGTCGCTGCCCTACCACGTCGTCATCCTGGACGGCGGGTACGTCCCGCAGGACTCCCAGCTCGGCACGGACGCCATCCAGGGCGTCACCGTCATCGACCTCGGCGGCGCCGCCGCGCCGGTGGAGGAGGGCGCCACGCTGCGGCTGGAGGTCCTGCCCGACCGGTTCAACCGCGTCGTGCTCGACCACGCGGGCAAGGAGATCGTCAGCGGCCTCGGCCGCCCCGACCGGCTGACGTACCTGCAGGCCGACGCGCTGGCCCGCCAGCTCGCCCCGCTGCGCGCCTCCCCGGCCAAGGGCGGCGAGGGCCAGGACGTCCTCGGCGCCGACATGACGCTCACCGACCTGCTCGGCGTCGCCGACCCGCAGCGCCTGGACATCCCGGGGCTGTGGCGTCCGCGCGCGGCGCGCAACCGGCTGCGGGTGCCGATCGGCCTCGGCGCCGATGGCCGCGTGGTCGAGCTGGACATCAAGGAGTCCGCCCAGGGCGGCATGGGACCGCACGGGCTGATCATCGGCGCGACCGGCTCGGGCAAGAGCGAGCTGCTGCGCACGCTCGTGCTCGGGCTCGCGGCCACCCACTCCTCCGAGATCCTCAACTTCGTGCTCGTCGACTTCAAGGGCGGCGCGACCTTCCTCGGCCTGGACACGCTGCCGCACGTCTCGGCGGTCATCACCAACCTGGAGGACGAGCTCCCCCTCGTCGACCGCATGTACGACGCGCTCAACGGCGAGATGGTGCGCCGCCAGGAGCTGCTGCGCGCCGCCGGCAACTACGCGTCGCTGCGCGACTACGAGCGCGCCAGGGAGCAGGGCGCCGACCTGCGGCCCCTGCCCACGCTGTTCGTCGTCCTCGACGAGTTCAGCGAGCTGCTGTCGGCCAAGCCCGAGTTCATCGACCTGTTCGTCATGATCGGCCGTCTCGGCCGCTCGCTCGGCGTCCACCTGCTGCTCGCCTCGCAGCGCCTGGAGGAGGGCAGGCTGCGCGGCCTGGACACCCACCTGTCCTACCGGATCGGCCTGCGGACCTTCTCGGCCATGGAGAGCCGCGTCGTGCTCGGCGTCGCCGACGCCTACGAGCTGCCCCCCGCGCCCGGCAACGGCTACCTGAAGTTCGACAACAGCGGCATGACCCGCTTCAAGGCCGCCTACGTCTCCGGCGCGTTCGCCCCCGAGACCCGCCAGGAACGCCGCGCCCCCGCCGACCGCCGCCAGGTCGTCGTCTACGGCACCTCCTACATCCCCGTGCCCGCGCCCGTCCAGCGGCCCGAGCCCGAGCCGCGGCCCCCGGCGGTGGGCAGGGACAGCCTGCTCGACATCGTGGTGCGCCAGTTCCAGGGCCACGGCCCGCCCGCGCACCGCATCTGGCTGCCGCCGCTGGCCGAGCCGCTCACGCTCAGCCACCTGCTGCCGCCGCTCAGCATCACCCGCGAGCACGGCCTGTCCACCACCGGCTGGGCCGGGCGCGGCAAGCTGCGCGCCGTCCTCGGCATCGTGGACCGGCCCTTCGAGCAGCGCCGCGACCCGCTCGGCGTCGACCTGTCCGGCGCGGCGGGCCACCTCGCCGTCGTCGGCGCGCCGCAGAGCGGCAAGAGCACGCTGCTGCGCACGCTGGTCGCCGGGCTCGCGCTCACCCACACCCCGCGCGAGGCGCAGTTCTACTGCCTGGACTTCGGCGGCGGCACGCTGTCCTCCCTCGAAGGGCTGCCGCACGTGGGCGGCGTGGCCAACCGCCTGGACGGCGACCGCGTCCGCCGTACCGTCGCCGAGGTCACCGCGCTGATGCAGCGCCGCGAGCGCGAGTTCGCCGAGCGGGGCATCGACTCCTTCGCCACCTACCGGCGCATGGTCGCCGAGGGCGCGATCACCGGCAACGAGTTCGGCGACGTCTTCCTGGTCGTGGACGGCTGGCTGACCGTGCGCCAGGAGTTCGACGCGCTGGAGCCCACCATCACCGACCTCGCCGCCCGCGGCCTGGGCTACGGCGTCCACGTCGTCGCCGCGACCAACAAGTGGTCGGAGTTCCGGCCCGGCATCCGCGACCTGTTCGGCTCCCGGCTGGAGCTGCGGCTCGGCGACGCCTACGAGTCGGAGGTGAACCGCAAGGCGGCGCTGGCCGTGCCCGAGGGCGTGCCGGGGCGGGGGCTCACCCGCGACGGGTTCCACTTCCTCGGCGCGCTGCCGCGCATCGACGGCGTCCGGCAGACCGACGACCTCACCGTGGGCGTCCGCGCGCTCGTGGACGCCGTCCGCGAGGCGTGGCAGGGGCCGCCCGCGCCGCGCGTCCGGCTGCTGCCCGCCGTCCTGCCCGCCGACGCGCTGCCGGGGCCCGAGCAGACCGGGGCGCGCGTCCCGATCGGCATCGACGAGGCCACCCTGTCGCCGGTCTCGGCCGACTTCGAGACCGACCCGCACCTAACCGTGATCGGTGACACCGAGAGCGGCAAGTCCAACCTGCTGCGGCTGGTCGCGGAGGGGATCGTCGCCCGCCACACCCCCGCGCAGGCGCGGCTCATCGTCATCGACTACCGCCGCTCGCTGCTGGACGCCGCCTACACCGAGCACCGCATCGGGTACGCGGCCTCCAGCACCACCGCGGCCGAGATGGTCCTGGAGGCGCGCGAGGCGCTGACCAAACGGCTCCCGCCGCCGGACCTCACCCCCGACCAGCTCCGCTCGCGCACCTGGTGGAAGGGCGCCGACCTGTACTTCGTCGTGGACGACTACGACCTGGTCGCCACCGGGGCCAACCCGATCGCGCCGCTGCTCGACCTGCTGCCGCAGGCGCGCGACATCGGCCTGCACCTGGTGCTCGCCCGCGCGATGGGCGGCGCGGGGCGGGCGATGTACGACCCGGTCATGCAGCGCCTCAAGGACATGGCGAGCCCGGCCGTCATCCTGTCCGGCGACCGTGACGAGGGCGTGCTGTTCGGCGTCCGCCCGCACGCGCTGCCGCCCGGCCGCGGGTACTACGTGGACCGCCGCTCCGGCAGTCGCCTGATCCAGACCGCCTTCCTGGCCCCGTCCGCTCCCCAGAGCTGA
- a CDS encoding SAM-dependent methyltransferase produces MWNYWVGGKDYYPVDQEVGDKIIEVFPNILDVARHSRAFLGRAVRHLVGEVGIRQFLDVGTGLPTHDNTHEVAQRIAPDCRIVYVDNDPLVLVHAQALLTSSPEGRCAYIDADVRDPEKILAGAAETLDLGRPVALMMLGIMGNVVDHEEAYGIVRHLLDALPSGSYLALNDGTSVVHGSARDDAIEISNDEGGEPYVSRTPEQIARFFDGLELLDPGVVPTSRWRPENNPFGVPEPVDAFCGLARKP; encoded by the coding sequence ATGTGGAACTACTGGGTGGGCGGCAAGGACTACTATCCGGTCGACCAGGAGGTCGGCGACAAGATCATCGAGGTGTTCCCGAACATCCTCGACGTCGCCCGGCATTCGAGGGCCTTCCTCGGCCGCGCGGTGCGCCACCTGGTCGGCGAGGTGGGCATCCGGCAGTTCCTGGACGTCGGCACGGGGCTGCCCACGCACGACAACACGCACGAGGTCGCCCAGCGGATCGCGCCCGACTGCCGCATCGTCTACGTGGACAACGACCCTCTCGTCCTGGTGCACGCGCAGGCGCTGCTGACCAGCAGCCCCGAGGGCAGGTGCGCCTACATCGACGCAGACGTCCGCGACCCCGAGAAGATCCTCGCCGGGGCCGCGGAGACACTGGACCTCGGCCGGCCGGTGGCGCTGATGATGCTCGGCATCATGGGCAACGTCGTCGACCACGAGGAGGCGTACGGGATCGTGCGCCACCTGCTGGACGCGCTTCCTTCGGGCAGCTACCTGGCGCTCAACGACGGCACCAGCGTCGTCCACGGCTCGGCCCGCGACGACGCGATCGAGATCTCCAACGACGAGGGCGGCGAGCCGTACGTCTCCCGCACTCCCGAGCAGATCGCGCGGTTCTTCGACGGCCTCGAACTCCTGGACCCGGGCGTGGTCCCGACCTCCCGGTGGCGCCCGGAGAACAACCCCTTCGGCGTCCCCGAGCCCGTGGACGCCTTCTGCGGCCTCGCCAGAAAGCCCTAG
- a CDS encoding transglycosylase SLT domain-containing protein: MGAVAALPGGQELVALADKTKGDPAAIRGIAARWRKAAGGSAEPFETLGAAVTRVDAAWKGASADAFVTYMRRYVRAGDALHDALGACATSLDTAAGAVERARGDVVDVCDDLLAWVAEYRRRNPHASDEQLKPGISEQVGKAVSLAKGYVQSAETALSTASGEIGEHLKAATPTFASIPAAGDQSFVPGPGHTTQWIPVPAAEIDPVSRNGGTSSGGGFGGYGPSGPPPPGGGPAPKGEVAEWIRQAVEILKAHGYPVEKMNMNDIWMIIQHESGGNPHAINNWDSNAAAGHPSKGLMQTIDPTFSRWSLPGHKNIYDPIDNIIAGVRYAIERYGSVSNVPGVVGRKNGSGYVGY, translated from the coding sequence ATGGGGGCCGTAGCGGCGCTCCCCGGCGGGCAGGAGCTCGTCGCCCTGGCCGACAAGACCAAAGGCGACCCGGCCGCCATCCGGGGCATCGCGGCACGGTGGCGCAAGGCCGCGGGCGGCTCCGCCGAGCCGTTCGAGACGCTGGGCGCGGCCGTCACCCGCGTGGACGCGGCGTGGAAGGGCGCGTCAGCCGACGCCTTCGTCACCTATATGCGGCGGTACGTGCGGGCCGGCGACGCGCTGCACGACGCGCTCGGCGCCTGCGCCACCTCCCTCGACACCGCCGCGGGAGCCGTCGAGCGGGCCAGGGGGGACGTCGTGGACGTCTGTGACGACCTGCTCGCCTGGGTGGCCGAATACCGGCGGCGCAACCCGCACGCCAGCGACGAACAGCTCAAGCCAGGCATCTCCGAGCAGGTCGGCAAGGCCGTGTCGCTCGCCAAGGGGTACGTCCAGAGCGCCGAGACCGCGCTCTCCACGGCGTCCGGCGAGATCGGCGAGCACCTCAAGGCCGCCACGCCCACCTTCGCGTCCATCCCCGCCGCCGGCGACCAGTCGTTCGTCCCCGGGCCCGGGCACACCACCCAGTGGATACCGGTCCCCGCGGCCGAGATCGACCCGGTGTCGCGCAACGGAGGGACGTCCTCGGGCGGCGGTTTCGGCGGGTACGGCCCGAGCGGCCCCCCGCCCCCCGGCGGCGGGCCCGCCCCCAAGGGGGAGGTCGCCGAGTGGATCCGTCAGGCCGTGGAGATACTCAAGGCCCACGGGTATCCGGTCGAGAAGATGAACATGAACGACATCTGGATGATCATCCAGCACGAGTCCGGCGGCAACCCGCACGCCATCAACAACTGGGACTCCAACGCCGCCGCCGGCCACCCCTCCAAAGGGCTCATGCAGACCATCGACCCGACGTTCTCGCGCTGGTCGCTGCCCGGCCACAAGAACATCTACGACCCGATCGACAACATCATCGCCGGCGTCCGCTACGCCATCGAACGCTACGGCTCGGTCTCCAACGTCCCCGGCGTGGTGGGCAGGAAGAACGGCTCCGGCTACGTCGGCTACTGA